In Sporosarcina psychrophila, a genomic segment contains:
- a CDS encoding MFS transporter: MNNKKKIHFGWWLLIGVSLMAAFTRGGINSSGALFLTPVSQDLGIGMGSLTLYFSVSSIATMLFLPIAGKMMAKYDIRLLLIVGVILQAGSFAMFGLMDSVWGWYLFAIPMAIGSVFVATMAGPVLINNWFKKHNGLAMGAMMAFVGIGGAIISPIVGNLIANNGWRSAYITLGLVVMAIVIPIIILTIRMAPQQKGLLPIGMDEIKKGASETIVEPNKGVIAAVARKSTAFYALFIFFFFITAIASFGQHIPTFAMGLGYSVQFAGNALGIWMIGMLVGSIVFGFLSDKIGARNTAIFSMITGLVSIGMLLTIADNSTIFMIAIGIFGVVSASVGTLGPILTTSLFGNKEFSQIYSTAALGLAVAGIVALPGYGFVFELTGTYTLVLYTIVAMLVFNIVFIILAFRGKKKLEKAGLWN; encoded by the coding sequence ATGAATAACAAGAAAAAAATTCACTTTGGCTGGTGGTTACTCATCGGTGTGTCACTTATGGCGGCATTTACACGAGGTGGAATTAATAGCTCAGGTGCATTATTTTTAACACCCGTTTCTCAGGACTTAGGAATTGGTATGGGTAGTTTGACATTATACTTTAGTGTTTCTTCAATTGCTACAATGCTATTTTTACCGATTGCCGGTAAGATGATGGCGAAATATGACATCAGATTACTACTTATTGTCGGTGTAATTTTACAAGCTGGTTCTTTTGCTATGTTTGGCTTAATGGATTCAGTGTGGGGATGGTATTTATTCGCTATTCCAATGGCAATTGGTTCGGTTTTCGTTGCAACAATGGCTGGGCCAGTATTGATAAATAACTGGTTTAAAAAACATAATGGATTAGCAATGGGGGCCATGATGGCATTTGTTGGAATAGGTGGCGCTATCATCTCACCTATCGTTGGAAACCTTATTGCTAACAACGGTTGGAGATCCGCTTACATTACATTAGGACTTGTCGTAATGGCAATCGTTATTCCCATTATTATTTTAACAATCAGAATGGCACCTCAACAAAAAGGTCTGCTACCAATTGGCATGGACGAAATTAAAAAAGGTGCAAGTGAAACTATAGTTGAGCCTAATAAAGGTGTAATTGCTGCTGTAGCAAGAAAATCTACTGCATTTTATGCATTATTTATCTTTTTCTTCTTCATAACAGCAATTGCTAGCTTTGGTCAACATATTCCCACATTCGCAATGGGTCTTGGTTACTCCGTTCAATTCGCCGGTAATGCATTAGGTATTTGGATGATTGGTATGCTAGTTGGATCTATCGTTTTTGGTTTCTTAAGCGACAAGATTGGCGCACGAAATACAGCCATCTTCTCAATGATTACGGGATTGGTTTCAATCGGAATGTTGCTTACGATTGCAGATAACTCAACAATTTTTATGATTGCAATCGGGATTTTCGGTGTTGTATCTGCATCGGTTGGAACACTCGGACCTATTCTTACAACTTCCCTTTTCGGCAATAAAGAATTCAGTCAAATTTATTCTACTGCTGCATTAGGACTAGCTGTTGCGGGTATCGTAGCTTTACCTGGATATGGGTTTGTATTTGAATTAACTGGTACTTACACATTAGTACTTTATACAATCGTTGCAATGCTTGTTTTCAATATAGTCTTTATCATCTTAGCGTTTAGAGGTAAAAAGAAACTTGAAAAAGCAGGGTTATGGAATTAA
- the queE gene encoding 7-carboxy-7-deazaguanine synthase QueE gives MKIPVMEVFGPTIQGEGMVMGLKTMFVRTAGCDYSCSWCDSSFTWDGSGKSTSKQPAEIIDELKAIGGQSFSHVTISGGNPALHKGIGELVDLCHEQGWKVAVETQASFWQDWLLKIDDITLSPKPPSSGMVTDFSKLDTFMEKLIETTATLKVVIFDEKDFKFAEEVHLRYPAFPFFLQTGNDDTTTTDDALLVSTLLQRYEWLIDLTVHSPIMNDAKVLPQLHTLLWGNKRGV, from the coding sequence ATGAAGATTCCTGTTATGGAAGTATTCGGTCCGACTATTCAAGGCGAAGGAATGGTCATGGGGTTAAAGACGATGTTTGTTCGAACAGCTGGATGTGATTATTCTTGTTCTTGGTGCGATTCCAGTTTTACTTGGGACGGTTCGGGAAAAAGCACTTCGAAACAGCCGGCAGAAATCATAGATGAACTTAAAGCAATAGGCGGACAGTCATTTTCACATGTCACAATTTCAGGTGGGAACCCTGCCCTTCATAAAGGAATTGGGGAACTTGTCGATTTGTGCCACGAACAAGGTTGGAAGGTCGCAGTTGAAACGCAAGCTTCTTTTTGGCAGGATTGGTTATTGAAAATTGATGACATCACGCTTTCCCCAAAACCACCAAGTTCAGGGATGGTGACGGATTTCAGTAAACTGGATACGTTCATGGAGAAACTGATTGAAACGACTGCTACTTTGAAAGTCGTCATTTTCGATGAAAAGGATTTCAAGTTTGCGGAAGAGGTCCATCTGCGATATCCGGCGTTTCCTTTCTTTCTACAGACAGGAAATGACGATACGACGACAACTGACGATGCACTTCTCGTTTCGACATTGTTACAACGATATGAGTGGTTAATTGATTTAACAGTCCACTCCCCTATAATGAATGATGCCAAAGTGTTGCCACAATTGCATACTCTGCTATGGGGGAATAAACGCGGCGTCTGA
- the queD gene encoding 6-carboxytetrahydropterin synthase QueD produces MMQQFYPQVQHSYRFELNKDMHFSAAHFIPSEDAGKCQVMHGHTYYLNITIGGNELDSIGFLIDFKELKNLIHDKYDHSVLNDHPEFKNNFPTTEKLAEQVCKSIQEVLLTRNNKPVCLQVIVRETPTSYVIYRPEQEVVL; encoded by the coding sequence ATGATGCAGCAATTTTATCCGCAAGTTCAGCATTCATATCGTTTTGAATTAAACAAAGACATGCATTTTTCTGCGGCACATTTCATTCCAAGCGAAGATGCTGGAAAATGCCAAGTAATGCACGGTCATACGTATTACTTAAACATAACAATTGGAGGAAATGAACTGGATTCAATCGGTTTCCTGATTGATTTCAAGGAACTCAAAAACCTCATTCATGATAAATACGATCATTCTGTGTTGAATGATCATCCTGAATTTAAGAACAATTTCCCGACGACCGAGAAATTGGCAGAACAGGTTTGCAAATCAATCCAGGAAGTTCTTCTAACTAGAAACAACAAGCCTGTCTGCCTTCAAGTCATAGTCCGAGAAACGCCGACTAGCTATGTCATCTATCGTCCTGAACAGGAGGTAGTCCTATGA
- a CDS encoding C40 family peptidase: MRKIACSLLLAGTLVFGMANSDVEASTHTVKNGESLWNISKSSKVSITNLKKWNNLTSDSLYPNQILQTSAKKTNSASNGISAKKGTFKTKSNVNVRSAAGTTNKVVTNVKKGTTLTVSQQKKLGNDVWFHVKVNKTSGWILSSLLTSANKSTSKSSTASQNVVDQAMKLRFIPYLFGGTTKNGFDCSGFVQYAFKQSGKKISRTTLSQFAQSKKVTSPKPGDLVFFKNTYRKGISHVGIYIGNNKFVHAGGKQSQVTSLSNSYWKSKFDSFKRL, from the coding sequence ATGAGAAAAATTGCATGTTCACTACTTTTAGCAGGCACTTTAGTATTCGGAATGGCAAATAGCGATGTAGAAGCGAGCACGCATACAGTTAAAAATGGGGAGTCACTATGGAACATTTCAAAATCAAGCAAGGTATCCATAACCAATCTAAAAAAATGGAATAACTTAACGTCAGATTCACTCTATCCAAATCAAATCTTACAAACATCAGCTAAGAAAACCAATTCAGCGTCTAACGGCATTTCAGCAAAAAAGGGAACCTTTAAGACAAAATCCAATGTCAATGTGCGTTCCGCTGCTGGTACAACAAATAAGGTTGTTACTAATGTAAAAAAAGGGACGACGTTAACTGTTTCACAGCAAAAAAAGTTGGGGAACGATGTTTGGTTTCACGTAAAAGTCAACAAAACATCCGGATGGATACTTAGTTCTCTTTTAACAAGTGCAAACAAATCAACTTCCAAATCATCCACCGCTTCTCAAAACGTTGTTGATCAGGCAATGAAGCTAAGGTTTATACCCTACCTATTTGGCGGGACGACAAAAAACGGCTTTGACTGTAGTGGTTTCGTACAATATGCTTTCAAACAATCAGGGAAAAAAATCTCACGCACCACGCTTAGCCAATTTGCGCAATCGAAGAAAGTAACCTCGCCCAAACCAGGTGATTTGGTCTTTTTCAAAAATACATATCGCAAAGGCATTTCACACGTCGGCATTTACATTGGCAATAATAAGTTCGTGCATGCTGGGGGCAAGCAGTCGCAAGTAACAAGCTTAAGTAACAGCTACTGGAAATCAAAATTTGATAGTTTTAAACGGCTGTAA
- a CDS encoding branched-chain amino acid ABC transporter substrate-binding protein: MKVKKSLALLLAGVLVVGMLVGCGSKPKTTGGKDLPIIKIATQTPLSGGSAAIGEVIKLGAQLALDDQKEKFKELGFELQLVPFDDQADPKKGVANAQLIGADKSIFAVVGHFNSGVAIPSSEVYEKYSIPMVSPANSATEVTDRGLKTVNRIVARDDSQGPAGADYAVNTLKAKKIFIVQDKTAYGTGLAKAFEKGAEDAGAEILGFEGITLGEKDFNGVLNQILSKKPDLVYFGGIYAEGGLLIKQAREKGINIPIMGGDGLDSSTLVEIAGDAIKNTYITTLAGDPAESEAGKEFMERYKEINNRDAEAYSVYGYDTMGVVLKGIENAITANNNKLPTREQVRDAVRGIKDYQGVLTTVSFDDIGDNKYAKVFIFNYKEASYPPQLEGEVEN, encoded by the coding sequence ATGAAGGTCAAAAAATCTTTAGCTTTATTGTTAGCGGGAGTTTTGGTGGTAGGTATGTTAGTGGGCTGTGGTTCAAAGCCCAAAACGACTGGGGGAAAAGATTTACCGATTATTAAAATCGCTACTCAGACACCACTATCAGGAGGTAGTGCCGCAATTGGAGAAGTAATTAAGCTAGGTGCACAGCTTGCATTAGACGACCAAAAGGAAAAGTTTAAAGAATTAGGATTTGAGTTGCAACTCGTCCCTTTCGATGACCAAGCCGATCCCAAAAAAGGGGTGGCCAATGCTCAATTAATAGGTGCAGATAAATCTATATTCGCAGTTGTCGGTCACTTCAACTCAGGTGTTGCTATCCCATCTTCAGAAGTATATGAAAAATACAGTATTCCAATGGTTTCACCAGCCAACTCAGCAACTGAAGTTACAGATAGAGGATTAAAAACAGTGAATCGTATCGTTGCTCGAGATGATTCTCAAGGTCCAGCAGGGGCTGATTATGCAGTTAACACTTTAAAAGCAAAGAAAATCTTTATCGTTCAAGATAAAACAGCATACGGTACGGGGCTTGCGAAAGCCTTCGAAAAAGGTGCTGAAGATGCAGGAGCTGAAATTCTTGGGTTTGAAGGGATTACGCTTGGAGAGAAAGATTTTAATGGAGTTCTAAACCAAATCCTTTCTAAGAAACCAGATCTAGTATACTTCGGGGGAATCTACGCAGAAGGCGGGCTATTAATAAAACAAGCGAGAGAAAAAGGTATTAATATCCCGATTATGGGTGGAGACGGATTAGATTCTTCTACACTCGTTGAAATTGCTGGAGATGCAATTAAAAATACGTACATTACTACTCTAGCAGGAGATCCTGCTGAATCAGAAGCTGGAAAAGAGTTTATGGAAAGGTACAAAGAAATTAACAATCGTGATGCAGAAGCATACTCAGTATACGGCTATGACACTATGGGAGTGGTATTAAAAGGTATCGAGAATGCAATTACAGCAAATAATAATAAATTGCCGACACGCGAGCAAGTTAGAGATGCTGTTCGTGGAATAAAAGATTATCAAGGTGTGTTGACAACAGTAAGCTTTGATGACATTGGCGACAATAAGTATGCAAAAGTATTTATTTTTAATTATAAAGAAGCTAGTTATCCACCGCAATTAGAAGGTGAAGTCGAAAATTAA
- the queC gene encoding 7-cyano-7-deazaguanine synthase QueC codes for MVKNEKAVVVFSGGQDSTTCLFWALKNFREVATVTFDYGQRHSEEIECARKIADELGVSFKVLDMNLINQLSANALTRDDIEVNEVVGELPSTFVPGRNHLFLSFAAVYADAIGARHLITGVSETDFSGYPDCRDNFIKSLNVTLNLAMDGRFVIHTPLMWLDKSEVWALSDELGAFDFVQNKTLTCYNGVPSTGCGKCPACVLRNDGLATYLSKKSVGVSE; via the coding sequence ATAGTGAAAAATGAAAAAGCGGTTGTCGTCTTTAGCGGCGGCCAAGATAGTACGACATGCCTGTTTTGGGCATTGAAAAATTTCCGTGAAGTTGCTACGGTGACGTTTGACTATGGTCAGCGCCATTCGGAGGAAATCGAGTGTGCTAGAAAAATTGCAGATGAGCTTGGAGTATCGTTTAAAGTACTGGATATGAATTTGATCAACCAACTGTCAGCAAATGCCTTGACGCGAGATGATATCGAAGTGAATGAAGTAGTAGGTGAATTGCCGTCGACTTTCGTTCCAGGCAGGAATCATTTATTCCTGTCATTTGCCGCGGTCTATGCAGATGCGATTGGTGCTCGGCACTTAATTACGGGTGTCAGTGAAACGGATTTTAGCGGTTATCCTGATTGCCGTGACAATTTTATAAAATCGTTGAATGTGACACTGAATTTAGCTATGGACGGGCGGTTTGTCATCCATACGCCTTTGATGTGGCTCGATAAGTCCGAAGTTTGGGCTTTGTCTGACGAACTTGGTGCGTTCGACTTTGTGCAGAACAAGACACTTACTTGCTACAACGGAGTTCCGAGTACAGGCTGCGGGAAATGTCCTGCCTGTGTGTTACGGAATGACGGTCTCGCTACCTATTTATCTAAAAAGTCTGTAGGTGTCTCTGAATGA
- a CDS encoding 2OG-Fe(II) oxygenase, with protein sequence MITENKEQTIFDHAGNKIKTDREIDIITRFEEPLIVILGNVLSNEECDELIKLSKDKMQRSKIGKTREIDELRTSSSMFFQESESENETVARVEKRIATIMNIPIEHGEGIQILKYTPGQEYKAHYDFFSSTSKVANNNRISTLIMYLNDVEQGGETFFPKLNLSVTPHKGMAVYFEYFYSDDDLNKLTLHGGAPVIAGEKWVATQWMRKQKLR encoded by the coding sequence ATGATAACGGAGAATAAAGAACAAACTATATTTGATCACGCTGGAAATAAAATAAAAACAGACAGAGAAATTGATATAATCACTAGATTCGAAGAGCCATTGATAGTAATTTTAGGTAATGTTTTAAGTAACGAAGAATGTGATGAACTAATCAAATTGTCAAAGGACAAAATGCAACGTTCAAAAATTGGGAAGACTCGTGAAATAGATGAACTGAGAACAAGTAGTAGTATGTTTTTTCAAGAAAGTGAAAGTGAAAACGAAACTGTTGCTAGAGTCGAAAAGAGAATTGCGACTATCATGAATATTCCTATTGAACACGGAGAGGGAATTCAAATCCTTAAGTATACTCCTGGTCAAGAGTATAAAGCTCATTATGATTTTTTTTCATCAACAAGTAAAGTAGCAAACAATAATAGAATTAGTACGCTCATTATGTACTTAAATGATGTAGAACAAGGCGGAGAAACTTTTTTCCCTAAACTGAATCTCTCAGTAACCCCACACAAGGGTATGGCAGTTTATTTCGAGTATTTCTATAGTGATGATGATTTAAACAAGTTAACTTTACATGGTGGAGCACCAGTTATAGCCGGAGAAAAGTGGGTCGCAACGCAATGGATGAGAAAACAAAAATTAAGATAA
- a CDS encoding metallophosphoesterase, whose product MSFTTILLILLVLVIYLLLCFYIGYNGWVWLKTTQFAAFKKTYIMLMILLSLSFFIGRFWSWVPIQFIGGFWLVIFGYSLLLLPLINLAVYLLKKKWIFQIGLGTILFFVVVLIYGSYNAWSPVVTTYEVAIDKPATEKELKLVVVSDLHLGSIVGEKHLERLVAEIEVLRPDLILIPGDIIDDYIAPYLDKEMGKILGKLHAPLGVYAVPGNHDYYGNDVDQLVIEMDKIGIHVLADETALVSDDFYIIGRKDLAAKSRITTTALVADLDQNKPMIMMDHQPVEFDEASDSGIDLLLSGHTHRGQLFPANLITRWIFENHYGHIMKGQLHSIVTSGFGTWGPPLRIGSRAEIVEINLKFQK is encoded by the coding sequence ATGTCATTTACAACTATTTTATTAATTTTGCTCGTCTTAGTGATCTATTTACTGTTATGTTTTTATATCGGATACAATGGCTGGGTATGGCTGAAAACAACGCAATTTGCTGCCTTCAAGAAAACCTATATAATGCTCATGATCTTACTTAGTTTGTCCTTTTTCATCGGACGGTTTTGGTCATGGGTACCTATCCAATTCATCGGCGGATTTTGGCTCGTGATTTTTGGCTATAGTTTACTATTATTACCTTTGATCAATCTCGCGGTCTACTTATTGAAAAAGAAATGGATTTTTCAAATCGGATTAGGGACGATATTATTCTTTGTTGTTGTGCTTATCTACGGTTCGTACAATGCTTGGAGTCCCGTTGTCACAACGTATGAGGTAGCTATCGATAAACCAGCTACAGAAAAAGAGTTAAAACTTGTCGTTGTATCCGATCTTCATCTCGGAAGCATTGTCGGTGAAAAGCATTTGGAACGTTTAGTTGCCGAAATTGAGGTATTACGCCCCGATCTAATCTTAATTCCTGGTGATATTATCGATGACTACATTGCTCCATACCTGGATAAAGAGATGGGGAAAATATTAGGAAAACTTCATGCACCACTTGGCGTTTACGCAGTACCTGGGAATCATGATTATTATGGCAATGATGTTGATCAATTAGTTATCGAAATGGATAAAATCGGCATCCATGTACTAGCAGACGAAACAGCACTCGTTTCCGATGACTTTTACATCATTGGTCGAAAAGATCTGGCGGCAAAGAGTAGGATTACAACAACTGCATTAGTTGCCGACTTAGACCAAAACAAACCAATGATTATGATGGACCATCAGCCCGTTGAATTTGACGAGGCAAGTGACAGTGGCATCGATTTACTGTTATCGGGACATACGCATAGAGGTCAACTATTTCCAGCTAATCTAATTACTCGATGGATTTTTGAAAATCATTATGGCCACATAATGAAAGGTCAGCTTCACTCAATCGTAACTTCTGGTTTTGGTACATGGGGCCCCCCTCTTAGAATCGGTAGCCGTGCTGAAATCGTAGAAATCAATCTCAAATTCCAGAAATGA
- a CDS encoding GDYXXLXY domain-containing protein, which yields MNMMKNKRIGFIVALTVPLLLLIGLTVKPLWTLTYGDDIALLTVPVDPRDLLYGDYVTLRYEIEEVPKNEISTVILDKLNKSVNSNGLTVYGKLVKQGDIYVLDSLSDKKPRGSVYLTGKLSSYDYQNVDGVNVHSIDFGLERYFVPENTGKELEDLSAKGRLMAHLKVKNGYGILQDISAVK from the coding sequence ATGAACATGATGAAAAATAAGCGTATTGGTTTCATTGTTGCACTAACTGTCCCCCTTCTCCTATTAATCGGCCTGACAGTCAAACCATTATGGACATTGACATACGGAGATGATATAGCATTGCTGACAGTGCCAGTAGATCCAAGAGATTTACTGTACGGTGATTATGTCACACTCCGTTATGAAATTGAGGAAGTACCGAAAAATGAAATTTCGACTGTGATTTTGGACAAACTCAACAAGTCGGTGAATTCCAATGGGTTAACTGTTTACGGAAAACTTGTTAAGCAAGGCGATATCTATGTGTTGGATAGTTTATCTGATAAAAAGCCAAGAGGTAGCGTCTATTTAACTGGGAAACTGAGCAGTTATGATTACCAGAATGTTGATGGTGTTAACGTCCATTCCATCGATTTTGGCTTGGAACGCTACTTCGTACCGGAAAACACCGGCAAAGAACTTGAAGATTTATCAGCGAAAGGCCGATTGATGGCGCACTTGAAAGTGAAAAATGGCTATGGAATTTTGCAGGATATTTCTGCGGTTAAATAA
- a CDS encoding 2,3-butanediol dehydrogenase: MRAAVWYKANDIRVEEREVKEVLANDVKVRVAWTGICGSDLHEYHEGPVLIPGNGPDPLTNQEAPLTLGHEFSGIVEEVGSDVTRFKAGDRVVINPLITYGNKSSEYDIYDGFTFVGLGSDGGFADFAVVSEKNVYALPKGLSLEEGALVEPMAVTVQAVKEGGLQAGQTVAVFGAGPIGLLTIIAAKAQGANKIVVFDLSEERLEKALAVGATHVFNSGKVNPLEVGKEIEPEGFDVSFEVAGVEITLNQAIKITKTRGTVVIVSIFPKPVSFSPMDLTASGIKITSTLAYEPAVFQKTIDMMDSGEINPKEIITSRIELEELVEKGFDALTNDKTQAKILVKLSGEQ, encoded by the coding sequence ATGAGAGCAGCAGTATGGTATAAAGCCAATGATATTCGTGTTGAAGAGCGTGAAGTGAAAGAAGTTCTTGCAAATGATGTAAAAGTACGAGTGGCATGGACTGGTATTTGCGGCAGTGACTTGCATGAATACCATGAAGGCCCAGTATTAATTCCAGGAAATGGTCCGGATCCATTGACAAACCAGGAAGCGCCACTAACGTTAGGGCATGAGTTTTCAGGTATTGTTGAGGAAGTTGGTTCTGATGTGACACGCTTTAAAGCAGGAGATCGTGTCGTTATCAATCCGTTGATTACATATGGCAATAAATCGTCTGAGTATGATATATATGATGGCTTCACGTTTGTTGGACTAGGTTCTGACGGTGGATTTGCAGACTTTGCAGTCGTATCTGAGAAAAACGTTTATGCACTTCCGAAAGGTTTATCTCTTGAAGAAGGCGCACTTGTAGAACCGATGGCAGTTACTGTACAGGCCGTGAAAGAAGGCGGATTGCAAGCTGGTCAAACGGTTGCTGTATTTGGTGCTGGCCCGATTGGATTATTGACAATCATTGCTGCAAAAGCACAGGGTGCAAACAAAATTGTTGTATTTGACTTGTCTGAAGAGCGCTTGGAAAAGGCGTTGGCAGTAGGAGCTACACATGTGTTCAACTCAGGTAAAGTGAATCCTTTGGAAGTTGGAAAAGAGATTGAACCTGAAGGCTTTGATGTCTCGTTCGAGGTAGCTGGCGTAGAAATTACGTTGAACCAGGCAATTAAAATCACAAAAACGAGGGGGACGGTTGTTATTGTATCTATATTCCCGAAACCAGTTTCCTTCTCACCAATGGATTTAACGGCTTCCGGTATTAAAATTACATCAACACTAGCTTATGAGCCTGCAGTATTCCAGAAAACAATTGATATGATGGATTCTGGCGAAATTAACCCTAAAGAAATTATTACGAGCCGTATTGAGCTTGAAGAGCTTGTTGAAAAAGGTTTTGATGCGTTAACGAATGACAAAACGCAAGCGAAGATTCTTGTTAAATTGAGCGGCGAACAATAA
- a CDS encoding DUF2157 domain-containing protein: protein MKRKISKLEYRILEKEFLFLEQTGKLETNQARKLLAEYMPTERLSFVRVLLVIGAILIGVGILSFIAGNWQEIPKLAKFLLLFLGTAGFYAGGHKMEDIYPKTSRSLYYIGVFVFGAGIFLIGQMFNLGEGVYTDFFMWGLGILPLAYHLKDKLIFASASLFFIIYGFKVLNGTVEFPYLLLLIIPLLFWMNERRMGHSKVLFISNVILTILFSFNLFIYFDLHEVLILCTFFALGLFLAFYPFGRYQLPSEWLGSVVYGMAGLYLTFPSTWGDFIPSNNTGIAAIIFTIIFSIILLYFLKIGSLPAVLIVCTLIFRFYADLSYNFMPKSLFFIVGGLILVGFGFWFEKTRRGTVIAHEHDEK from the coding sequence ATGAAGAGGAAAATTAGTAAATTAGAGTACCGTATCCTTGAGAAGGAATTCCTCTTTTTGGAACAAACAGGAAAATTGGAAACGAATCAGGCACGCAAACTTCTAGCAGAATATATGCCTACTGAGCGACTAAGTTTTGTACGGGTATTGCTAGTCATCGGAGCGATTTTAATCGGCGTTGGCATTCTTAGCTTCATCGCAGGTAATTGGCAAGAAATACCGAAACTTGCGAAGTTCTTACTATTATTCCTTGGGACAGCCGGCTTTTATGCAGGTGGTCATAAGATGGAAGATATTTACCCGAAAACTTCGCGAAGTCTCTATTATATTGGTGTATTTGTGTTTGGCGCCGGGATTTTTCTAATTGGTCAAATGTTTAATCTGGGTGAAGGTGTTTATACAGATTTCTTCATGTGGGGCCTCGGTATTTTACCACTCGCCTATCACTTGAAAGACAAACTCATTTTTGCGTCTGCTAGCTTATTCTTCATCATTTACGGTTTCAAAGTGTTGAATGGAACGGTTGAATTTCCTTATCTACTTCTACTAATTATTCCGCTACTGTTTTGGATGAATGAAAGACGGATGGGTCATTCCAAAGTTTTATTTATTTCCAATGTCATTTTGACTATACTATTTTCATTCAATTTATTCATTTATTTCGATCTACATGAAGTACTAATTTTATGTACATTCTTTGCACTTGGGTTGTTTCTTGCCTTCTATCCATTTGGCCGATACCAGTTGCCATCCGAATGGCTTGGTTCAGTAGTCTATGGAATGGCGGGGCTGTATCTGACTTTCCCAAGTACATGGGGGGATTTTATACCGTCAAACAATACAGGAATAGCAGCGATTATTTTCACAATCATTTTTTCAATAATACTGTTGTACTTCTTGAAGATTGGTAGTTTGCCAGCGGTTCTTATTGTGTGCACATTGATCTTCCGCTTCTACGCTGATTTGTCATATAATTTTATGCCAAAATCGTTATTCTTTATCGTTGGAGGCTTGATTTTAGTCGGTTTTGGTTTTTGGTTCGAGAAAACTCGGAGAGGAACGGTGATTGCACATGAACATGATGAAAAATAA